A window of Mesoplasma chauliocola contains these coding sequences:
- a CDS encoding F0F1 ATP synthase subunit delta: MVLKDNVIDNWANALTKIAVKENKVKKMLEQAHVLIEVLKDRSDFVNILTFKSAHDEEKRIKIIDDTFAQFNIDQDIMNAFKILVHMQAFVNARDILKKLRGKLVELDNMTYGVVWSTEEISATQIKEIETKMSKKINKEVKLVNKIDPKLIAGIQVVVHNKVYDGSLKSKLDELKYQVLKEK; the protein is encoded by the coding sequence ATGGTTTTAAAAGATAATGTTATAGATAATTGAGCGAATGCTTTAACAAAAATTGCTGTAAAAGAAAACAAAGTTAAAAAAATGTTAGAACAAGCTCATGTGCTTATTGAAGTTCTTAAAGATAGAAGCGACTTTGTTAATATTCTTACTTTTAAATCAGCGCATGATGAAGAAAAACGAATAAAAATAATTGATGATACTTTTGCTCAATTCAATATTGATCAAGATATCATGAATGCTTTCAAAATACTAGTTCATATGCAAGCATTTGTTAATGCTAGAGACATTTTGAAAAAACTAAGAGGAAAACTTGTTGAATTAGACAATATGACTTATGGAGTTGTTTGATCAACTGAAGAAATTTCAGCTACTCAAATAAAAGAAATAGAAACTAAAATGTCTAAAAAAATTAATAAAGAGGTTAAGTTAGTAAATAAAATAGACCCAAAATTAATTGCAGGTATTCAAGTAGTTGTTCATAACAAAGTTTATGATGGCTCATTAAAAAGTAAACTTGATGAATTAAAATATCAAGTTTTAAAAGAAAAATAG
- the atpF gene encoding F0F1 ATP synthase subunit B — translation MLFFTQTAGVPEIITSLFPNLPNFIAHVLATIVLIVVLSKLMYKPFRKTIRDRRNKINELLSEAVQKQTEANIGVKKAEALLQDAKSESSLIIQTSKVDADIQKTHIINEAHKYADIIKSQAEKDIAQERTKVEAEIKTTIVNVAFDAAEQILQKEINKTKNKQIVDEFIENLSK, via the coding sequence ATGTTATTTTTCACACAAACAGCTGGAGTTCCAGAAATCATAACATCTTTATTTCCTAACCTGCCAAACTTTATTGCACACGTTTTAGCTACAATAGTTTTAATAGTAGTTTTATCTAAATTGATGTATAAACCTTTTAGAAAAACAATTAGAGATAGAAGAAACAAAATAAATGAATTATTAAGCGAAGCTGTGCAAAAGCAAACAGAAGCAAATATTGGTGTTAAAAAAGCTGAAGCATTATTGCAAGACGCTAAATCAGAATCTTCATTAATTATTCAAACTTCAAAAGTTGATGCTGATATTCAAAAAACTCACATCATTAATGAAGCACATAAATATGCTGATATCATTAAAAGTCAAGCAGAAAAAGATATAGCTCAAGAAAGAACAAAAGTCGAAGCAGAAATTAAAACAACAATTGTTAATGTTGCATTTGATGCTGCTGAACAAATTTTACAAAAAGAAATCAATAAAACTAAAAACAAACAAATTGTTGATGAGTTTATTGAAAACCTAAGTAAATAG
- the atpG gene encoding ATP synthase F1 subunit gamma — translation MANLSNLKTEISNTRDIGKITNAMQLVASAKLRRIGKKVTETQEYVSEVYSIFNEIIKHSSESIYLKNSTNDIKKTLWVVVNSNLGLCGGYNTNVNKLVLSNFKKEDQIYAIGTKAVSAFNSKKIKIKKECTSVDIDFSPAQAKQIGNELLSYYSSGEFDEIQIVYTKFINNVTFEPTTLRVFPIIKEGKQDASSSYYSFEPSAEEVLNNAVTLYLSTVIFGTIVESQVSEQASRRLAMENATNNGKELEYNLSIQYNRERQASITQEISEIVSGANALMG, via the coding sequence ATGGCAAATTTAAGTAATTTAAAAACAGAAATTTCTAATACAAGAGATATAGGTAAAATAACAAATGCTATGCAATTAGTTGCCAGTGCAAAGTTACGCCGTATTGGTAAAAAAGTTACTGAAACTCAAGAGTATGTATCTGAAGTTTACTCAATTTTTAACGAAATAATTAAGCATTCAAGTGAATCAATTTATTTAAAAAATTCTACTAATGATATTAAAAAAACTTTGTGAGTAGTTGTTAACTCAAACTTAGGATTATGTGGTGGTTATAATACCAATGTTAATAAATTAGTATTAAGCAATTTCAAAAAAGAAGATCAAATTTATGCAATAGGAACTAAAGCAGTTTCAGCGTTTAATAGTAAAAAAATAAAAATTAAAAAAGAATGTACTAGTGTGGATATTGATTTCTCACCAGCACAAGCTAAACAAATAGGTAACGAATTATTAAGTTATTATTCAAGTGGAGAATTTGATGAAATTCAAATTGTTTACACAAAGTTTATTAATAACGTAACATTTGAACCAACAACATTAAGAGTTTTTCCAATTATCAAAGAGGGAAAACAAGATGCTTCAAGCAGCTACTATAGTTTTGAGCCTAGCGCTGAAGAAGTATTAAATAACGCCGTTACTTTGTATTTAAGCACTGTTATCTTTGGAACAATTGTTGAATCACAAGTTAGTGAGCAAGCAAGTAGAAGATTAGCTATGGAAAATGCAACTAATAATGGTAAAGAATTAGAATACAATTTAAGTATTCAATATAATCGTGAAAGACAAGCATCAATTACACAAGAAATATCAGAGATTGTTTCTGGTGCTAATGCTTTAATGGGATAG
- the atpA gene encoding F0F1 ATP synthase subunit alpha, whose product MALNIKEISEVIEKQIKNYGKDIIEAEQGSVVTIGDGVSLIYGLDKALMGELLIFPNDVYGMVLSLEEGAVGAVILGDYKLIKEGDIVKRTGKVVQTPVGDAMIGRVVNALGQAIDNNGPIKTKKAKPVEKIATGVMARKSVSQPLETGILGIDASIPIGKGQRELIIGDRQTGKTAVAIDTIINQKGKNVKCIYVSIGQKDSTIAQVVEKLKKFGAMEYTTVVNAGASDSAPLQYLAPYTGVTIGEEWMENGEDVLIVYDDLSKHAVAYREMSLLLRRPPGREAYPGDVFYLHSRLLERAARVNEKFGGGSITALPIIETQASDISAYIPTNVISITDGQIFLSSDLFMAGIRPAINIGPSVSRVGSAAQIKAVKQVSGTLKLELAQYYELEAFAKFGSDLDESTKATLDHGARIIQMLVQRQYTPLSQIDEAIILFAIKSHLIKWIPLENIRDFKAEIITYFNNEKDAKKVKSDLTNLQEWNAELENAAQKEIEKLVVKFTSTLKNYNPSIFGEEKEFKKLGK is encoded by the coding sequence ATGGCATTAAATATTAAAGAAATCTCTGAAGTAATTGAAAAACAAATAAAAAACTATGGTAAAGATATTATCGAAGCAGAGCAAGGTAGTGTTGTAACTATTGGGGATGGTGTTTCTTTAATTTATGGATTAGATAAAGCTTTAATGGGTGAATTGTTAATTTTCCCTAATGATGTTTATGGTATGGTCTTAAGTCTTGAAGAAGGAGCAGTTGGTGCTGTTATTCTTGGAGATTACAAACTTATCAAAGAAGGTGACATTGTTAAGCGTACTGGTAAAGTTGTTCAAACACCTGTTGGTGACGCAATGATCGGTAGAGTTGTTAACGCATTAGGTCAAGCAATTGATAACAATGGACCAATCAAAACTAAAAAAGCTAAACCAGTTGAAAAAATTGCAACTGGAGTTATGGCACGTAAATCAGTTAGTCAACCTCTAGAAACAGGAATTCTAGGAATAGATGCATCTATTCCAATTGGGAAAGGTCAACGTGAATTAATTATTGGTGATCGTCAAACTGGTAAAACTGCTGTAGCAATTGATACAATTATCAATCAAAAAGGTAAAAATGTTAAATGTATTTATGTATCAATAGGGCAAAAAGATTCAACGATTGCACAAGTTGTTGAAAAACTTAAAAAATTTGGTGCAATGGAATACACAACTGTTGTTAATGCAGGAGCAAGTGACTCAGCGCCTTTACAATACTTAGCACCATATACTGGTGTTACTATTGGAGAAGAATGAATGGAAAATGGGGAAGACGTTTTAATTGTTTATGATGACTTGTCTAAACATGCAGTTGCTTACCGTGAAATGTCTTTACTTCTAAGAAGACCACCGGGTCGTGAAGCTTATCCAGGAGATGTATTCTACTTACACTCTCGTCTTTTAGAAAGAGCAGCTAGAGTTAATGAAAAGTTTGGTGGTGGATCAATTACTGCGTTACCAATTATTGAAACTCAAGCAAGTGATATTTCAGCTTATATTCCAACAAACGTTATTTCTATTACTGATGGGCAAATATTCTTATCAAGTGATTTATTTATGGCAGGTATTAGACCAGCTATTAATATTGGTCCATCTGTTTCTAGGGTTGGTTCAGCAGCACAAATTAAAGCTGTTAAACAAGTTTCAGGGACTTTAAAATTAGAATTGGCACAATACTATGAATTGGAAGCATTTGCGAAATTTGGTTCAGATTTAGATGAGTCAACAAAGGCAACTTTAGATCATGGAGCAAGAATTATTCAAATGTTAGTTCAACGTCAATATACACCTTTAAGTCAAATTGATGAAGCAATAATTTTATTTGCAATTAAATCTCATTTAATTAAATGAATTCCTTTGGAAAACATTAGAGATTTTAAAGCTGAAATTATTACATACTTCAACAATGAAAAAGATGCTAAAAAAGTTAAATCAGATTTAACTAATTTGCAAGAGTGAAATGCTGAATTAGAAAATGCTGCTCAAAAAGAAATTGAAAAATTAGTTGTAAAATTCACTTCTACTTTAAAAAACTATAATCCATCAATTTTTGGTGAAGAAAAAGAATTTAAAAAATTAGGTAAGTAA
- a CDS encoding F0F1 ATP synthase subunit A — protein sequence MTEGLWEFTTQFSAIIITTILICAICITYNVKVRGQEEDKELSGLIVLVDMFISSVENLVVSIMGKKYRKLTPYFLYICLYIVVGSLVSLLGFESPSSSYTVTLSMAFVTFVLIYYFAFRYQKWAYLKRYINPMEIFTQFTPLLSMSFRLFGNLLGGSIILGLVYALFIGFQSGWAHGTLEFADGQKHWPTFGMWNAKDPLGNLANGTEAWTLQYTYWWSGLNIFTSAITPFLHMYFDMFDAVIQAVVFTMLSLSYWAQGMGEEQELTYKNEEKNSSRKTQKLKRIELQN from the coding sequence ATGACTGAAGGTCTATGAGAGTTCACTACACAGTTTAGTGCAATTATCATAACCACAATTCTAATTTGTGCTATTTGTATTACTTATAACGTTAAAGTCAGAGGACAAGAAGAAGACAAAGAATTATCAGGTTTAATAGTTCTTGTTGATATGTTTATCTCATCTGTTGAAAATTTAGTTGTTTCAATAATGGGAAAAAAATATCGCAAGCTAACTCCTTATTTCTTATACATATGTTTATACATTGTAGTTGGTTCATTAGTTTCATTACTAGGTTTTGAATCACCTTCATCTTCATATACTGTTACTTTATCAATGGCTTTTGTAACATTTGTGTTAATTTATTATTTTGCGTTTAGATATCAAAAATGAGCATATCTTAAAAGATATATAAATCCAATGGAAATATTTACACAATTTACTCCATTACTGTCTATGTCTTTCCGTCTATTTGGTAACCTTTTAGGGGGATCAATTATTCTAGGTTTAGTTTATGCTTTATTCATTGGTTTTCAAAGTGGATGGGCACACGGTACTTTAGAATTTGCAGATGGACAAAAACACTGACCAACATTTGGTATGTGAAATGCAAAAGATCCATTAGGTAATTTAGCTAATGGAACTGAAGCCTGAACTCTTCAATATACGTATTGATGATCAGGTTTAAACATATTTACAAGTGCTATTACTCCATTCTTACATATGTATTTTGATATGTTTGATGCTGTTATTCAGGCAGTTGTATTTACAATGCTATCACTTTCATATTGAGCACAAGGTATGGGAGAAGAACAAGAGTTAACTTACAAAAATGAGGAAAAAAATAGTTCAAGAAAAACTCAAAAATTAAAAAGAATAGAATTACAAAATTAA
- a CDS encoding MG406 family protein, translated as MELKSIYKNWFKTKPLSIVIMIAFLTGVTMILLFALKIINYSWLTGWVLGITSFLFGIFISKKAVKLLLENENHFLFYFFFLLRLGIYATPLFIAFFNNNVIFDYCGVLIGLSPILLLPFINHKIQNINVY; from the coding sequence ATGGAATTAAAAAGTATATATAAAAATTGGTTTAAAACTAAGCCACTGTCAATTGTAATAATGATCGCATTTTTAACGGGAGTAACAATGATTTTGTTATTCGCGTTAAAAATTATTAATTATAGTTGACTAACAGGTTGAGTTTTAGGAATTACCTCGTTTTTATTTGGTATTTTTATTAGTAAAAAAGCTGTTAAGCTTTTGTTGGAAAATGAAAATCACTTTTTATTTTACTTTTTCTTTTTATTAAGATTAGGTATCTATGCTACTCCGTTATTTATTGCTTTTTTTAATAACAATGTTATTTTTGATTATTGCGGTGTTTTAATTGGTCTTAGTCCAATTCTACTATTACCTTTTATAAATCACAAAATACAAAATATAAATGTTTATTAA
- the atpE gene encoding ATP synthase F0 subunit C — MLFTDYMANFLVGYFSVLSSVLPLLADTTTGDGLKLLGAGVAIVGVAGAGIGQGAVGQGACMAIGRNPEMAPKITSTMIIAAGIAESGAIYALVVAILLIFVA, encoded by the coding sequence ATGTTATTTACAGATTACATGGCAAATTTTTTAGTAGGATACTTTAGCGTATTATCAAGTGTTCTACCTTTATTAGCAGATACTACAACAGGAGATGGTCTTAAATTATTAGGGGCTGGAGTTGCTATTGTTGGTGTTGCTGGAGCTGGAATCGGACAAGGTGCAGTTGGACAAGGTGCATGTATGGCAATTGGAAGAAATCCAGAAATGGCACCAAAAATCACATCAACAATGATTATTGCAGCAGGGATTGCTGAATCAGGTGCTATTTACGCATTAGTTGTAGCAATTTTATTAATTTTCGTAGCTTAA